One part of the Mytilus trossulus isolate FHL-02 chromosome 11, PNRI_Mtr1.1.1.hap1, whole genome shotgun sequence genome encodes these proteins:
- the LOC134690241 gene encoding uncharacterized protein LOC134690241 yields the protein MTTNSITTKVKAIRGGRIRDIENCLIEYISEGKLDSVDVIAVHVGTNNVSDRDSVRTIINDYKNLIHTVKQSLPETQIIISSILPRPTDYKSNQIISEVNQQLLTVEDNQVKILDNTVKNKEINIIGYNLHRKDRIDKSGGGLLLYTSKQINTLRRDDLEMQEIESMWIEIINVHQKPILLGYVYRPPNSYANWVTMFETMMLKVDTEEKETIVMGDFNIDIMSSKNHAKWSHIKNIFNMSQMVTEPTRVTKTSSTLIDHVYCNLPENINYIAVPKYSISDHYPVCISHKRGCKTKKQIHDYITYRSTKYFNETDFIHHLSQCPFDSILEIDDPDEALLSFINIFTEVLNHHAPLIKKRVKHVYQNQWINDEIMEGMKKRDYYHKKKDTYNYKVWRNKVKYLIENSKQNFYTEVLEQEKGNSSKLWKHLHNVNGSENHHDHAILNDCSNKPITDPKSIADTFNNYFTNITENVNLNSNSSTSCSGKLDNYISCRVPENVFFTIPQITSEFVLHQLITLDEKKATGLDNISAKFLKMSSHLISVPLCHIFNLSIRKSVYPSLFKLSKVLPVFRNKGSKNDVFNYRPIAILPLLSKILERHVKTHWMNFLNKYNLLYVMQSGFRANHSCQTAMTSLLDKWLKAIDEGNLVGAVFLDLCKAFDLLNHKLLLQKLQNLYPQPLFSAFIFRLYPQPLSSAFILSLCPQPLSSAFMLSLYPQPLSSAFINYQPLSSAFILSLYSQPISSSFILSLYSQPLSSAFILSLYP from the exons ATGACAACAAATAGCATCACAACAAAAGTAAAGGCAATCCGTGGAGGAAGAATAAGGGATATTGAGAATTGCCTTATAGAATATATATCTGAAGGCAAACTCGACTCTGTTGATGTCATAGCTGTGCATGTTGGAACCAACAATGTGTCTGATAGAGATTCTGTTCGTACTATaataaatgattataaaaatcTTATTCACACGGTGAAACAGAGCTTACCGGAAACGCaaataattatttcatcaaTTCTACCAAGGCCTACAGATTACAAGTCAAACCAAATTATTTCTGAAGTCAACCAGCAGTTACTAACAGTTGAAGACAATCAAGTGAAAATACTGGATAACAC TGTCAAAAATAAAGAGATCAATATTATAGGGTACAATTTACATAGAAAAGACAGAATTGATAAATCTGGGGGTGGGCTTTTACTTTAtacttcaaaacaaataaatacgcTTAGAAGGGACGATTTGGAAATGCAAGAAATTGAGTCAATGTGGATAGAAATTATTAATGTTCATCAAAAGCCTATTTTACTAGGTTATGTATATAGACCACCTAACAGTTATGCTAACTGGGTTACTATGTTTGAAACCATGATGTTAAAAGTTGACACTGAAGAAAAGGAAACTATTGTTATGGGagattttaatattgatataatgtCAAGTAAAAACCATGCTAAGTGGTCacacatcaaaaatattttcaacatgaGTCAAATGGTTACAGAACCTACCAGAGTAACTAAAACTTCATCTACTTTAATTGACCATGTGTATTGTAATCTGCcagaaaatattaattatattgcAGTTCCAAAATATTCAATCAGTGATCACTATCCAGTATGTATTTCTCATAAAAGAGGGTGTAAAACGAAAAAGCAAATCCATGATTATATAACTTATAGatctacaaaatatttcaacgagactgattTTATTCACCATTTATCTCAGTGTCCCTTTGACAGTATACTAGAAATTGATGACCCTGATGAAGCGCTactaagttttataaatatatttactgaAGTGTTAAATCATCATGCTCCTCTCATTAAAAAGCGAGTTaagcatgtttatcaaaatcagTGGATAAATGATGAAATTATGGAGGGCATGAAAAAACGTGattattatcataagaaaaaAGACACATATAACTATAAAGTTTGGAGAAACAAGGTTAAATATCtcatagaaaattcaaaacaaaatttttatacTGAAGTATTAGAACAAGAAAAAGGAAATAGCAGCAAATTATGGAAACACTTGCATAATGTAAATGGTAGTGAAAATCATCATGACCATGCAATCTTAAATGACTGTAGCAATAAACCAATTACAGACCCTAAAAGCATTGCTGATActttcaataattattttacaaatattactgAAAATGTTAATCTTAATTCAAACTCAAGCACCAGTTGTTCTGGAAAActtgataattatatttcatgtcGTGTAccagaaaatgtcttttttaccATACCACAAATAACTAGTGAATTTGTTCTCCATCAATTAATCACACTTGATGAGAAAAAAGCAACAggtcttgataatatcagtgcaaagtttttaaaaatgtcatcaCATCTAATTTCAGTTCCATTATGccacatttttaatttaagcatCAGAAAATCAGTATATCCATCGTTATTCAAACTGTCTAAAGTTCTACCAGTATTTAGAAATAAAGGTtcaaaaaatgatgtttttaactACAGACCTATTGCAATTTTACCATTACTATCTAAGATCCTTGAGCGACACGTAAAAACTCATTGGATGAattttctaaacaaatataatctATTGTATGTCATGCAATCAGGCTTTCGTGCAAACCATTCCTGTCAAACTGCTATGACTTCTTTGTTAGATAAATGGTTAAAAGCCATTGATGAAGGAAATTTAGTAGGGGCAGTATTTTTAGATCTGTGTAAAGCTTTTGATCTTCTAAATCACAAACTGCTCcttcaaaaattacaaaa CCTTTATCCTCAGCCTTTATTCTCAGCCTTTATCTTCAGACTTTATCCTCAGCCTTTATCCTCAGCCTTTATTCTCAGCCTTTGTCCTCAGCCTTTATCCTCAGCCTTTATGCTCAGCCTATATCCTCAGCCTTTATCCTCAGCCTTTATAAATTATCAGCCTTTGTCCTCAGCATTTATCCTCAGCCTTTATTCTCAGCCTATATCCTCATCCTTTATCCTCAGCCTTTATTCTCAGCCTTTGTCCTCAGCCTTTATCCTCAGCCTTTATCCTTAG